A window from Synechococcus sp. RSCCF101 encodes these proteins:
- a CDS encoding BamA/TamA family outer membrane protein, protein MVTLPRLEPLPPLESLPPQAGESRLPNAQLAQADDADPAAPPAEVEEIEVEEIEVETVEEVPAPDAPPAGGGVEGAPGPAAEDFNQEPAEPQVLISEVVIEGLEGHPEQERLELEAYDAMRTRPGSLVTRSELRTDLSAIYATGWFSDVRIQPVDGPLGVQVVVMVTPNPVLTEVDLDPSDARIPDQIVADTFAADFGRTLNLNVLQTRMKELQTWYADEGFSLARVTGPERVSPQGVVELKISEGLVAGVEVEFLNREGENVDENGEPVRGKTRPWVITREISLQPGDVFNRNDLEADLQRLYGTNLFSDVKVSLKPVPETPGEVTILLGIVEQSTGSLSGGLGYSQSQGVFGQIQVSDSNLLGRAWNTALNFTYGQFGGLATLSFTDPWIRGDRHRTAFNARLFISREVPQIFQSQDNGNIRTASDFYEAPGTDIAYDIDSDNNPAGRKFDSVGQAEDLFPDESWYDYRGNTVALERFGGTMQFIRPMNGGDPFKRAPWTLVLGLNAQQVRPIDFTGASRRFGVGTQDRTESRVPTDDVICIAYNCASENQLVGLRFAATMNNLDDPRNPREGNFLSMSTEQFVSVGEDSPTFNRLRATYTQFFPVNWLKFYKGCRPEPGEPEDCKQALAFQVKAGTVIGDLPPYEAFCVGGTNSVRGYFECDLAVGRSFGEATIEYRFPIWSIISGEVFADAATDFSSQSAVPGEPGNILDKPGSGFSLGTGVIVTTPVGPLRLEAASRDLSGDWRFNLGVGWKF, encoded by the coding sequence GTGGTGACCCTCCCCCGGCTGGAGCCCCTCCCTCCGCTGGAGTCTCTCCCCCCACAGGCTGGCGAGAGCCGGCTGCCCAACGCCCAGCTGGCCCAAGCCGACGACGCTGATCCCGCCGCCCCCCCCGCTGAGGTGGAGGAGATCGAAGTGGAAGAGATCGAGGTTGAGACGGTCGAGGAGGTCCCCGCTCCCGATGCACCACCTGCCGGCGGCGGGGTGGAGGGCGCTCCGGGCCCCGCGGCGGAAGACTTCAATCAGGAGCCGGCCGAGCCGCAGGTTCTGATCAGCGAGGTGGTGATCGAGGGCCTGGAGGGCCATCCCGAGCAGGAACGGCTCGAGCTGGAGGCCTACGACGCGATGCGCACCCGGCCGGGCAGCCTGGTGACCCGTTCGGAGCTGAGAACCGATCTCTCGGCGATCTACGCCACGGGCTGGTTCTCCGATGTGCGGATCCAGCCGGTCGATGGTCCTCTGGGCGTGCAGGTGGTGGTGATGGTCACCCCCAACCCGGTGCTCACCGAGGTGGATCTCGACCCCAGCGACGCCCGCATCCCAGACCAGATCGTTGCCGACACCTTCGCCGCTGATTTCGGACGCACCCTCAATCTGAATGTGCTCCAGACGCGCATGAAGGAGCTGCAGACCTGGTATGCGGATGAGGGCTTCTCTCTGGCGCGGGTCACCGGCCCGGAGCGGGTCAGCCCCCAGGGTGTGGTCGAGCTGAAGATCAGCGAAGGTCTGGTGGCCGGTGTGGAGGTGGAGTTCCTCAATCGGGAAGGGGAGAACGTCGATGAGAACGGCGAGCCGGTGCGGGGCAAGACCAGGCCCTGGGTGATCACCCGGGAGATCTCCCTGCAGCCGGGCGATGTGTTCAACCGCAACGACCTGGAGGCGGATCTGCAGCGCCTCTACGGAACGAACCTCTTCAGCGATGTGAAGGTGAGCCTCAAGCCGGTGCCGGAGACGCCGGGTGAGGTCACCATCCTCCTGGGCATCGTCGAGCAGTCCACCGGCTCACTTTCAGGGGGCCTGGGCTACAGCCAGAGCCAGGGTGTGTTCGGTCAGATTCAGGTCAGTGACTCGAACCTGCTCGGGCGGGCCTGGAACACGGCCCTCAACTTCACCTACGGCCAGTTCGGCGGTCTGGCGACCCTGAGCTTCACAGACCCCTGGATCCGGGGTGACCGGCATCGCACCGCCTTCAACGCCCGCCTGTTCATCAGCCGGGAGGTGCCCCAGATCTTCCAGAGCCAGGACAACGGCAACATCCGCACTGCGTCGGATTTCTACGAGGCTCCCGGCACCGACATCGCCTACGACATCGATTCCGACAACAACCCGGCCGGCCGCAAGTTCGATTCCGTCGGCCAGGCGGAGGATCTGTTCCCGGACGAAAGCTGGTACGACTACCGCGGCAACACGGTGGCCCTCGAGCGCTTCGGCGGCACGATGCAGTTCATCCGTCCCATGAACGGGGGTGACCCGTTCAAGCGGGCTCCGTGGACGCTGGTGCTCGGACTCAATGCCCAGCAGGTGCGCCCGATCGATTTCACCGGTGCCAGCCGACGCTTCGGCGTGGGCACCCAGGACCGAACCGAAAGCCGGGTCCCCACCGATGATGTCATCTGCATCGCCTACAACTGCGCCAGCGAGAACCAGCTCGTGGGGCTGCGCTTCGCCGCCACGATGAACAATCTCGATGACCCCCGCAATCCCCGCGAGGGCAACTTCCTCAGCATGAGCACCGAGCAGTTCGTTTCGGTGGGTGAGGATTCACCCACCTTCAACCGACTGCGCGCCACCTACACCCAGTTCTTTCCGGTCAACTGGCTGAAGTTCTACAAGGGCTGCCGGCCCGAGCCCGGCGAACCGGAGGACTGCAAGCAGGCCCTGGCCTTCCAGGTGAAGGCGGGCACGGTGATCGGTGATCTGCCTCCCTATGAAGCGTTCTGTGTGGGCGGCACCAACTCGGTTCGGGGTTACTTCGAATGCGACCTGGCGGTGGGCCGCAGCTTCGGCGAGGCCACAATCGAATACCGCTTCCCGATCTGGAGCATCATCAGTGGCGAGGTCTTCGCCGATGCCGCCACCGATTTCAGCAGCCAGTCTGCGGTGCCGGGCGAACCGGGCAACATCCTCGACAAGCCCGGCAGCGGCTTCTCCCTCGGCACCGGCGTGATCGTGACCACCCCGGTGGGCCCCCTGCGGCTGGAGGCTGCCAGCCGCGATCTCAGCGGCGACTGGCGCTTCAACCTGGGGGTGGGCTGGAAGTTCTGA